From Primulina huaijiensis isolate GDHJ02 unplaced genomic scaffold, ASM1229523v2 scaffold39855, whole genome shotgun sequence:
ttgtttgcGTGTAGCAGTTTTTTCGTGAGGACAAATATTAAAGCTTGTGCTGGTCAAGTCACTTGGCTGGAGTCTTGTGACTTGCCAGCTGTGGGACTGGGTAATATTAATGAGACAGCTCCTGATATTTGCAATTTCCTACTCTTGCATTTATCAACCCGCTTATATTCATTTGATGTCGGGAACTAGCTCTATTAGTAAtctgtttgttttttttaattgttttagtAATCTGTTTGTCATACTGCATTTTAATTATATCCTGATCATGTGATCCAGTTTAGAAATCACACTGCTAGGCAAAGTGTTTCAAGCTTATTGTCTTTTATATATTTGATGAGCTTTGTCTGCATGCATTAGCTCATTATTCTGTGATTCTGCTTCACATGAAAATTACTATGGCATACCTCTCGTATACCTTGTTGAGGTATCTGTGTTTGCTGCAAACTAGTTTGCagtttgttgtttttttttcaaatttaatcctCTTGTTTTGGAAATCTCGGGTTTCTTGTTGCTATTCCATGCTGCAAGCTGGGTGTTTATTAGGAATTTCAGAAGTTTTTTACCCTAAATGTGAGACAATTTTCCCAGGAATGAGAAGGGAATTTATTATGCTCTGGATCTTGGTGGTACAAATTTCCGTGTCTTGCGGGTTCAATTGGGCGGTCAACCTTCTACAGTTATTGGGCGTAAAGTAGATGAACAACCCATTCCAGAACAATTGATGACCAGCACGAGCGAGGTGAACAAGTTTCTATACTGCATGAGAATTCCTGACATCTATGTAATATATAGAATAAACTAATGATGTTTCTCTCTTTGTTGTATTTCCACTTGTAGGAGCTTTTTGGTTATATAGCAGCAACATTGAAGGATTTTATTGAAAGGGAAAATAATACTTCAGGGCCTTCACGAGGAGAAGGCAGGGAACTTGGTTTCACATTTTCATTTCCTGTGAAACAAACCTCTTTGTCGTCAGGAATTCTAATAAAATGGACGAAAAGATTTTCTATTGAAGACACGGTCAGTTCAATCTGGTTTATGTTGATGACTCAACCTATACAAATTTTTAAATCCTAAAACTCATAGCATGGTGCCAAATGTCAGGTTGGAAGGGATGTCTCTCAGTGCCTACAGCAAGCAATGTCTCTAAAAGGCCTGAATATGCGAGTGTCCGTACTTGTAAGCCTTCAAGTTCATAATCTTTGACATTTATGCAGATGATAACTCCAGTTTCCCTGTTACGCTCGGCTGAGGGATAGAATGTTGAATTGACACTGTATGTTCAATTGTTCGTTACAGCAACTCAATTTTTGTGCCGAAAAGATGAAATCTAAATGTTTTTTGGACTGGTTTTTATTATATTTCGAAGAGTTGgattatatataaatgaaaCTAATTCTTGTTTAAACAGATAAATGACACCGTAGGGACCTTGGCTCTGGGTCATTATCATGATGAGGACACTGTCGCTGCCGTGGTAATAGGGACAGGTACCAATGCCTGCTATTTAGAACGAGCAGATGCCATCATCAAGTGTCAAGGTCTTTTTGCAAATTCTGGAGGCATGGTATTCTTTCTAGCATGTTGATTTAGGCTTTTGATTAATACTTCTAATTTACGCAGTTTTCTTCTCGAGCTTACCTATTTTGCAATATTCTTAAATGCATTTAGGTTGTTAATATGGAATGGGGAAATTTTTGGTCATCTCATTTGCCGAGAACAAAATTTGATGTCGACTTGGATGCTGATAGTCCAAACCCGAAGGATCAAgtgagattattattattttttcgttttctttttaacaatttagttaaattttgtcttaaatattttataatggtCGATTGTTGATTACCATGCTTTAGGGTTTCGAAAAAATGATATCGGGAATGTATTTAGGAGACATTGTTCGAAGAGTAATGCTTCAGATGTCACAGGAGTCGGATGTTTTTGGACCCGCTTCCTCAAAGTTACGCGAGCCCTTCATTTTGAGGTACTAATGTAATTGTTAGTTTTTTTCTTTTGCTATCGTGATTTAGTTCACTTTCTTTCACAAAGCTATAATGCTGGATAGCCTGTCTATATTTACACTTTGAAAACATTGCCAGAGTTTTGAAACATCTAAGATTAAgaccttttttatttttcaagagcAAGGAATTCCAGATTGTGCATATTGAGTTGAAAGTAATTGTTTTAACGTAGTAGGAGCAAAGCTTTTAGCAATGTATAATTTTGACATGTCCTATAATTTGCTTGCATTAATCCTTTCGCGGGGACTATCAGCTACGACTTTGGCATTCAGCGAGGTCGTGTATCGCTGTTGTAGTTGATGGTGTCATTTACAAATGAATTTTAATATTACATCATTGGTTCGAACATTTCAGGACACCTTTGATGGCTGCTATGCACGAGGACAATTCCCCTGACTTAAGGGAGGTGGCCAGAATTTTGCGAGACACTCTCGAggtacaaacatattcatttcattaGTCTTTCAGTTCAAATACGGCAATGTGACTGTAAATTCCTCTTATCCTTCTCCAATTTTTATCTGTAATTTTACCTTTCAGATCCCTGATATACCCCTCAATGTTCGGAAACTTGTTGTCAAAGTGTGTGATATAGTGACATGCCGAGCAGCTAGATTAGTAGCCGCTGGTATTGTTGGAATCCTAAAAAAGATTGGCCGCGATGGAAGTGGTGGTGGCATTACGAGTACAAAAACGAGGCAAGACAGGATGAAAAGAACGGTGGTGGCAGTCGAAGGGGGTTTATATACAAACTATATGATGTTCAGAGAGTATCTGAATGAAGCGATGGAACAATTATTAGGCGAGCATATCGCTCCTCATGTCATCATTAAGATCACAGAGGACGGTTCAGGTATTGGGGCAGCACTTCTTGCTGCGTCTAATACATCACCATCGGTTGTGGTTACTGTATAGTTGCCATGGATACATGAaatatttgttgatttttttgcaTCTTCTGTAGAAATTATATGCATATGTCATATATATTTTGCTGCTGAAGGGGAGATTTAGTGCATTGATATGTGTCATTTAGTTGGTTGATTTCATAGGTTATAAAATCCCCAATCATATATTTTAGAATTTAGAAGCCATGTGATTGTGAAATATGATNACCAATCATCAGTTTAGAAATCTGAATCTTGGTTCTCATGTATTGAATCTGGTTATAATAACTCAAACGTTTTAGAAAGGAAATAAGGACAATCAAACAAACTAATTAAGAAATTGTGATGTGTTGCCTGGAAGAAAATAACACTTTGGCATTCAAGAGATCAAAAAATCATGGCCTCCAAACACACTCATGTCTTTTAATAAATAGAGATtattatattgtattttaataaatatgccGAATCTTTTGAATATTGACTTTCGTGCAAATACGTTCAATTATTTAAATGCAAAACTGAATTCgagcaaaaaaattataaattgttCGAACTTTAATATGAGCTCGAGGTCGAATATATCTAATTTGAGTCGACTAAGCGTTAAGTTTTGATTTGCTCTTCTAAAGGTCATTATAGCAACCCCAACActataatatacaaaaaaaaaatatttttttaaataaaagaaactaTTTTAAGGTTCTTTAGTATATTATACAACAATAAAGTAACTCTAGGGAAAATTACCTTGTTTGAACGTATGGTTTaaatcacaatatacaacataATTCCATAAATTAGAAATCGGGGCTTGCATTATTGAATCTGATTTTAACAATTTAACTCAATACAAAGagaattgtaaaataaattgtGATAGGTGGCTGAGATAAAAACGcatcgaaataaaaaaaaatcatggctTTCAAAGTTGCTTATATTAGAATAGATTTCCAACTAACCAATTATGGATTGAGTTTTATTCAATTTTGTGTAAaaacattttttgttttaataatattttacaatttgaTTGCACAGAACAACCTTTcttaggactttccaagtggttatcacttagcGAATGCATTAGTTAGTGGTTATGGTTATACATCATTAGTGTTTTGACCCTAGTGCTGAACTTTGATTTGTTTTCAAACTTCGTGAGTATTATCAGATGGTGAGGTTGGATGTAATTTCGACATAAATAGGAGCCGATACATTGCAGTAGGGGATACATCGCTCACCTATAagtgtggatatcctatataatatgatgagttaatagtacaaGAAATCTCTGGTCACAGTATGAGTTATGCTTTAAAGAAAAGTGTTTTCTTAGTTGTAGCGCCCTTActcgagccactactaaacatgctaataaacatgcataattaaacttaataacaacaattaaacaacgaaaatcaaataaattaatcattttatAACCTAAACGAAAACAGAACGACAATCCCAATCTTAATCGTTAATACAACCAAATCGAAAACATAATCATGTACAAGAAACcaaataaaacctccactgaATCACAACTGAAACCCAATTCCTCTAGTCCATCCGAACcatccaacctaagacctgtccTGCAGAATGAGGTGTCCAAGATGGAAACAAGGACGTGAGAGACAATCGTCAAAATACGAGTATGTACGaatatacaaactgatatgatgcacgtgaaatgcaatatgctcggatatcaaggaccAAGTCAAGAAACTCATGCTCAGTTTAGAGGCGCCTAAGTGTGTAGTTTCTAATATGTCATAGACATGTTTTGGCtctcacactcatcatcaagacgtggctCAAATCTTTGAATTGGTGTTACACAAAActtgagttatcacttgaaattcgagctaagagagtgcCTTTTCTGAGCAATtaaaatccagtagcgagaACAAGCAGATTTCATGCTTCAACTGAAACTTTCTAGCAAATTACAGTAAGTAggcttatatataaatatcttgaaaccagtttgataatttctatttttgaagcaaagtatatgtatttttgatctctgatttttgaagcactgaaacctagCGAACTAATGGtatgaatatatattctgaaacatTCCTAATTACTGATTACTGCGCTCACCCTTTAGAAGAGAGAACTTATAGGgtactgatatcagtttagccatgaaattcacaaaaGTGCTCAGTGATTacttgataaattttaaattctgatttctgttctgaaacctGTTATTCCTGAATATTGATTCCTgttctgaaaataagagtttctgtatattatttgtattactgtttttgttgaaaatggttttgaaaactgggagttattcccgcccccgCTTATTGAGTGACGACATATCACTCATCCACCAAAACCCGTCTCAGATAATAACAAGGAAGAaatgttagaagaagaagagcataATCAGTTCTGGGGCTAGTGAAGAAGACCTGTTAGTTCTCAGTTATAAATTATGTTTTTCGCTGCATTTGTTAAAACGTTGTTATATCTGGTTTTACATTTACGCTGtaaaatatttgttatttgagtttgtatcagacaatgacAAATTcagttttatgaataaaaagactggtttctgaattttgtacttctgaaacttgttgttttcgaatgtaaatttgagatcaacgccggtgtcgaccaacCCCGTCCCTGGGACGTGACAttgaagtggtatcagagcaaaccGGGTTTCATAATCTGGGGAGGAGGAActagaaataataaattctGATAGATTTCTGAAAATAAGTTCTGATTAACTAATAGAGTTCTGAAAAATAAACTATTGTAATAAGACTACTGAAACAATAGACTAACTACGTACAGTTGGGAAAATTAGTAAGGGAAACAAATAAGAATGCAATAGAGCTCTGACTGTTTCAGCTGCATGTCTGAAATGAGTAGGAAAAAAATCAGTAGACCAAACTAGTAGACCGAAAAATAGTAGCATCAGAACCAGTAGTCTGAAACCAGAACCAGCCGATGGA
This genomic window contains:
- the LOC140969044 gene encoding hexokinase-3-like — encoded protein: MLLTYVDTLPTGNEKGIYYALDLGGTNFRVLRVQLGGQPSTVIGRKVDEQPIPEQLMTSTSEELFGYIAATLKDFIERENNTSGPSRGEGRELGFTFSFPVKQTSLSSGILIKWTKRFSIEDTVGRDVSQCLQQAMSLKGLNMRVSVLINDTVGTLALGHYHDEDTVAAVVIGTGTNACYLERADAIIKCQGLFANSGGMVVNMEWGNFWSSHLPRTKFDVDLDADSPNPKDQGFEKMISGMYLGDIVRRVMLQMSQESDVFGPASSKLREPFILRTPLMAAMHEDNSPDLREVARILRDTLEIPDIPLNVRKLVVKVCDIVTCRAARLVAAGIVGILKKIGRDGSGGGITSTKTRQDRMKRTVVAVEGGLYTNYMMFREYLNEAMEQLLGEHIAPHVIIKITEDGSGIGAALLAASNTSPSVVVTV